A window of Candidatus Pantoea floridensis contains these coding sequences:
- a CDS encoding methyl-accepting chemotaxis protein, with product MSLLSVIALPLRLRSRVSLRIPLWLTSLRSQFLLFIVLFCLLQFAGVLLLNGQVNQTQTSLQQANQLRERLALLDKARIELLTASDNSHRAGIYLMQDQQSGSVDSWKSLAAAASDSLNQAERQFTAYHARADSPLAQGFAMLAAGLQEQLKGLAANDINAFFMVPMQAFQQQFNDAWFNEIEQANQQLGSVNHNTLSTLKQSRNLSLIVSAVLMLLLMLASSLLMRGVLLPLRRANGQLAQIATGDLIACHDTPRRQSLETRQLFQSIDTMRSGLQQIVSDINTVAVSVAAGAEEMQQHNEKVMQQHQKQNASFHHLSQRLDRVSEEVEIGTQFSLQATQEAQSADDLMRNCAVEVDKMENQMQQIVAASGDIAGIVGMLDSLSMQTRLLSLNAAIESAHAGAYGRSFSVVAKEMGLLSQQSGASTRQIDGLIQHTQQHVNDGFDKVKALEVLFAQIGGAVSGIVTQLNELQQNSSAQSHRVKKIAREVVEMSDQLQQNEALNAQQVQSAVQLRALSDRLAQRAQQFRIHDI from the coding sequence ATGTCACTCCTTTCCGTTATCGCGCTGCCGCTGCGGCTGCGCTCGCGCGTCTCTCTGCGCATCCCGCTATGGCTCACCAGTTTGCGAAGTCAGTTCCTGTTGTTCATTGTGCTGTTCTGTTTGCTGCAGTTTGCCGGCGTCCTGCTACTCAACGGGCAGGTAAACCAGACGCAGACATCGCTGCAGCAGGCTAATCAGCTGCGCGAACGCCTGGCGCTGTTGGATAAAGCCCGCATCGAACTGCTCACCGCCAGCGACAATAGCCACCGCGCCGGGATTTATTTAATGCAGGATCAGCAAAGTGGCTCGGTGGATAGCTGGAAAAGTCTGGCCGCCGCCGCCAGTGATTCGCTTAACCAGGCCGAGCGGCAATTTACCGCTTATCATGCCAGGGCTGACAGCCCGCTGGCACAAGGGTTTGCCATGCTGGCGGCAGGTTTACAGGAGCAGCTGAAAGGTCTGGCTGCCAACGACATCAATGCCTTCTTTATGGTGCCGATGCAGGCATTCCAGCAACAGTTCAATGATGCCTGGTTTAATGAGATCGAACAGGCCAATCAGCAACTCGGCAGCGTGAATCACAATACGCTAAGCACGCTGAAGCAGAGCCGTAATCTGTCGCTCATCGTTAGCGCGGTGCTGATGCTCTTGTTAATGCTGGCCTCCAGCCTGCTGATGCGCGGGGTCCTGCTGCCGCTGCGGCGTGCCAACGGACAGCTGGCACAGATTGCCACTGGCGACCTGATCGCCTGTCATGACACGCCGCGTCGTCAATCGCTCGAGACGCGCCAACTGTTCCAGTCGATTGATACCATGCGCAGCGGCCTGCAACAGATTGTTAGCGACATCAACACCGTGGCGGTGAGCGTCGCCGCCGGTGCCGAAGAGATGCAGCAACACAATGAGAAGGTGATGCAGCAACATCAGAAGCAAAACGCCAGCTTCCATCATCTGTCGCAGCGTTTAGATCGCGTCTCTGAAGAGGTGGAGATTGGGACCCAGTTTTCGCTGCAGGCTACCCAGGAAGCACAATCGGCGGATGATCTGATGCGCAATTGCGCCGTAGAAGTCGATAAAATGGAAAATCAGATGCAGCAGATTGTCGCCGCGTCAGGGGATATCGCCGGTATTGTCGGCATGCTGGATAGCCTTTCGATGCAAACACGCCTGCTATCACTGAATGCCGCGATTGAGTCCGCGCATGCAGGTGCTTATGGGCGCAGTTTCTCGGTGGTCGCCAAAGAGATGGGCTTACTGTCTCAGCAAAGCGGCGCATCAACGCGACAGATCGATGGACTGATTCAGCACACACAGCAGCACGTCAATGATGGTTTCGATAAGGTTAAGGCGTTGGAAGTGCTTTTTGCACAGATCGGCGGTGCGGTTTCCGGCATTGTGACGCAGCTGAACGAGCTGCAGCAAAACAGTTCGGCACAGAGCCATCGGGTGAAAAAAATAGCCCGAGAAGTGGTCGAGATGAGCGACCAGCTGCAGCAAAACGAAGCCCTGAATGCGCAACAGGTGCAATCTGCCGTGCAGTTGCGTGCGCTATCTGACCGTCTGGCGCAGCGCGCGCAGCAGTTCCGTATTCACGACATTTAA
- the dcm gene encoding DNA (cytosine-5-)-methyltransferase produces MLALDPAAPVPSTSSQDDATSLLLQVLDIYAARDVVTTLSEAGGLDWSVPRLNRIRTGKSVAPALSSREVASLQALLPARPAHYDHATFQFIDLFAGIGGIRRGFEQIGGQCVFTSEWNKEAVRTYKANLYSDPLQHQFNSDIRLVTQPAGIDDEQAIYHSIDRAIPDHQVLLAGFPCQPFSLAGVSKKNALGRAHGFECEAQGTLFFDVARILAAKKPPFFVLENVKNLKSHDKGRTFAIIMSTLDELGYDVADANDSGLPDAKIVDSRHFLPQHRERIVLVGIRRDSGLSKGFSLRALPALYPQQVPSLQSLLEPQPEAKYTLSPTLWNYLYQYAKKHKAKGNGFGFGLNDPRKANICVRTLSARYYKDGSEILIDRGWDQAQGEADFQHPANMARRPRRLTPRECARLMGFEAPGETHFRIPVSDTQAYKQFGNSVVVPVFAAVAQLLLPLIEQHARQNS; encoded by the coding sequence ATGCTAGCTCTCGACCCCGCCGCGCCCGTCCCTTCCACCTCTTCTCAGGATGACGCGACGTCGCTGTTACTGCAGGTGCTCGATATCTATGCCGCGCGTGATGTGGTGACCACGCTTAGCGAAGCCGGTGGCCTCGACTGGAGCGTGCCGCGTTTGAATCGCATCCGTACGGGCAAAAGTGTGGCACCGGCGCTCTCAAGCCGTGAAGTGGCCAGCCTGCAAGCCTTGCTCCCGGCACGTCCGGCCCACTATGATCACGCTACATTCCAGTTTATCGATCTGTTTGCCGGTATTGGCGGTATTCGCCGTGGCTTTGAGCAGATTGGCGGGCAGTGCGTGTTCACCAGCGAGTGGAATAAAGAAGCCGTGCGCACTTACAAAGCCAATTTATATAGCGATCCGCTTCAGCACCAGTTCAACAGTGATATTCGTCTGGTGACGCAACCGGCTGGCATCGATGATGAGCAGGCGATTTATCACTCTATCGATCGCGCCATTCCCGATCATCAGGTATTGCTGGCGGGCTTTCCTTGTCAGCCCTTCTCGCTGGCGGGCGTCAGCAAAAAGAATGCGCTCGGTCGCGCGCACGGGTTTGAGTGTGAAGCGCAGGGTACGCTGTTTTTCGATGTCGCGCGCATTCTTGCGGCCAAGAAGCCGCCGTTCTTTGTGCTGGAAAACGTCAAAAACCTTAAAAGCCACGATAAAGGACGCACCTTCGCCATCATCATGTCAACCCTGGATGAGCTGGGCTATGACGTGGCGGACGCCAACGACAGCGGCTTGCCGGATGCGAAAATTGTCGATTCGCGTCACTTCCTGCCGCAGCATCGTGAACGTATTGTGCTGGTAGGGATTCGCCGTGATAGCGGGCTCAGCAAGGGGTTTTCCCTGCGCGCCCTGCCCGCGCTCTATCCGCAACAGGTTCCGTCATTACAGAGCCTGCTGGAGCCACAGCCGGAGGCAAAATACACCTTGTCGCCAACCCTGTGGAATTATCTGTACCAGTATGCGAAAAAGCATAAAGCCAAAGGCAATGGATTCGGCTTTGGCCTCAACGATCCGCGTAAAGCCAATATTTGCGTGCGAACCCTATCGGCGCGTTATTACAAAGATGGCTCGGAAATCCTCATCGATCGTGGCTGGGATCAGGCTCAAGGCGAAGCGGACTTCCAGCACCCCGCAAACATGGCGCGTCGCCCACGCCGCTTGACGCCGCGCGAATGTGCCCGTCTGATGGGATTTGAAGCGCCAGGCGAAACGCATTTTCGTATTCCCGTCTCAGACACTCAGGCCTACAAGCAGTTTGGCAACTCGGTAGTGGTGCCGGTATTTGCTGCGGTCGCACAGCTGCTATTGCCGCTGATTGAACAACACGCGCGCCAAAACAGTTAG
- a CDS encoding very short patch repair endonuclease has product MADVHSQAIRSKNMRAIRNKDTAIEQRIALILKDRGFTYRVQDKALPGRPDFVLPAERAIIFVHGCFWHRHHCYLFKMPATRSEFWSGKINSNVERDRRYIQQLREGGWKVLIVWECALRGKLQLEDGALIERLEEWLLAVDDSSEIDHQGLHHYRVD; this is encoded by the coding sequence ATGGCAGACGTCCACTCGCAAGCTATACGCAGCAAAAACATGCGCGCCATTCGTAATAAGGATACGGCGATAGAGCAGCGCATTGCGTTGATTTTGAAAGATCGCGGCTTTACCTATCGCGTGCAGGATAAGGCGCTGCCCGGCAGGCCTGATTTTGTCTTGCCCGCGGAGAGAGCAATTATCTTTGTGCATGGCTGTTTCTGGCATCGCCATCACTGCTATCTCTTCAAAATGCCGGCCACGCGCTCTGAATTCTGGAGTGGCAAAATCAATAGTAACGTCGAACGCGATCGACGTTACATTCAACAACTGCGAGAAGGAGGCTGGAAAGTACTGATTGTTTGGGAGTGCGCGCTGCGTGGCAAACTGCAGCTGGAGGACGGCGCGCTGATAGAACGCCTGGAAGAGTGGCTGTTGGCGGTTGACGACAGCAGCGAAATCGATCATCAGGGTTTGCATCACTATCGCGTTGATTAA
- a CDS encoding DUF808 domain-containing protein, whose translation MAGSSLLTLLDDIATLLDDISVMGKVAAKKTAGVLGDDLSLNAQQVSGVKANRELPVVWGVAKGSFLNKLILVPLALLISAFAPWLITPLLMIGGAYLCYEGVEKVLHSLNHDKAEQSPEARQQRLDKLAQQDARAFEKDKVKGAVRTDFILSAEIVAITLGIVSEAPLLNQVLILAGVAILVTIGVYGIVAMIVKIDDLGFWLKEKSSTVAQAIGGVLLALAPWLMKILTLVGTLAMFLVGGGIVVHGITPLHHAISEYSAGFNSFISALLSNGANLVIGFIIGSIVLLGVNLIAKLRS comes from the coding sequence TTGGCAGGATCCAGTTTACTCACGCTTCTGGACGATATTGCGACCTTGCTCGACGATATCTCAGTAATGGGCAAAGTAGCGGCAAAGAAGACCGCCGGCGTATTGGGCGACGATTTATCACTCAATGCGCAACAAGTTAGCGGCGTAAAAGCCAATCGGGAACTGCCCGTTGTATGGGGGGTGGCGAAGGGCTCTTTTCTTAACAAATTGATCCTCGTGCCGCTGGCGCTGCTTATTTCAGCGTTTGCGCCGTGGCTGATTACCCCGCTGTTAATGATTGGCGGTGCCTATCTCTGTTATGAAGGGGTGGAGAAGGTGCTGCACAGCCTCAACCACGATAAGGCGGAACAAAGCCCGGAGGCGCGGCAGCAGCGGCTGGACAAGCTGGCGCAGCAGGACGCGCGGGCCTTTGAAAAGGATAAAGTGAAGGGCGCGGTGCGCACTGACTTTATCCTCTCGGCGGAAATTGTGGCGATAACCCTGGGGATTGTCTCCGAAGCGCCGCTGCTCAATCAGGTGCTGATCCTGGCCGGCGTGGCGATTTTAGTCACTATCGGCGTTTACGGTATCGTGGCGATGATTGTGAAAATTGACGATCTCGGTTTCTGGCTTAAGGAGAAATCCTCCACGGTCGCGCAGGCAATAGGTGGCGTGTTACTGGCGCTGGCACCCTGGCTGATGAAAATCCTGACGCTGGTGGGCACCCTTGCGATGTTTCTGGTCGGTGGCGGCATTGTGGTACACGGCATCACGCCGTTACATCATGCCATCAGCGAATACAGCGCCGGGTTCAACAGTTTTATCTCCGCTCTGCTCAGCAACGGTGCTAATTTGGTGATCGGCTTTATCATTGGGTCGATCGTGCTGCTGGGCGTAAATCTGATTGCTAAGCTGCGCAGCTAG
- a CDS encoding YodC family protein gives MIFAISDEVQHKQGGPTMVVTGYASGMVECRWYDGYSVRREAFHSDELSHSSSGAQQLAS, from the coding sequence ATGATCTTTGCAATCAGTGACGAAGTTCAGCACAAACAGGGCGGACCCACGATGGTGGTGACCGGCTATGCCAGCGGAATGGTCGAGTGTCGTTGGTATGACGGCTATAGCGTGCGCCGTGAAGCATTTCACAGTGACGAACTCAGCCACTCTTCTTCTGGCGCGCAGCAGCTGGCCAGTTAA
- a CDS encoding glycosyl transferase, with the protein MSDFYQNGVITNFHNLTHRSVESLEKEMVRFARKRKMGLILPSLFSELEGPALDNIVNELAKVPYLDEIVIGLDRADRDQFLFAREFFSRLPQRHRILWNDGPRLKALDAELDKEGLSPSQPGKGRNVWFCTGYTLASDRTQCVALHDCDIVTYERGMLARLLYPLANPAFQYEFCKGFYARVADGKLNGRVGRLLVGPLLRSLQKVYGHSEYLDYLTSFRYPLSGEFAMRTHVLNGIKIPGDWGLEIGVLSEIYRNYTTRQTCQVEIADNYDHKHQPLAEDDGTGGLKRMSNDIVQSLLRKLATMGVPLTSDSFRVLKATYYRNALDMMEIYNHEATMNGLKFDQHIEEAAVEMFTQAILDAGQAFIERPNEKPFIPSWSRVQSAFPDILQRIYQAVEEDNDGKV; encoded by the coding sequence ATGAGTGATTTTTACCAGAATGGTGTCATTACTAATTTTCATAATCTCACCCACCGCAGCGTTGAATCGCTGGAAAAAGAGATGGTACGCTTTGCGCGCAAACGCAAAATGGGGCTCATTTTACCGTCGCTGTTCTCCGAGCTGGAAGGCCCTGCGCTGGACAACATCGTCAACGAACTGGCGAAAGTCCCCTATCTCGACGAGATTGTGATTGGTCTGGATCGCGCCGATCGCGACCAGTTTCTGTTCGCACGTGAATTTTTCTCGCGCCTGCCGCAGCGGCATCGCATTTTGTGGAATGATGGACCGCGGCTGAAAGCGCTGGATGCCGAGTTGGATAAAGAGGGATTATCGCCGAGCCAGCCCGGCAAAGGCCGCAACGTGTGGTTCTGTACCGGCTACACGTTGGCCTCCGATCGCACCCAGTGCGTGGCACTGCACGACTGCGATATCGTCACCTATGAGCGCGGTATGCTGGCGCGTCTGCTCTATCCGCTCGCCAATCCGGCTTTTCAGTATGAGTTCTGCAAAGGTTTTTATGCACGCGTGGCCGACGGCAAGCTAAATGGCCGCGTGGGGCGTTTGCTGGTGGGACCGCTGTTGCGCTCGCTGCAAAAGGTTTATGGCCATTCGGAGTATCTCGACTACCTCACCAGCTTCCGCTATCCGCTGTCTGGTGAATTTGCCATGCGTACTCACGTGCTTAACGGCATTAAGATTCCCGGCGACTGGGGATTGGAAATTGGCGTGCTTTCGGAGATTTATCGTAATTACACCACCCGCCAAACCTGCCAGGTTGAAATCGCCGATAATTACGACCACAAACATCAGCCGCTGGCTGAAGATGATGGCACCGGCGGATTAAAGCGCATGAGCAATGATATTGTGCAGTCGTTATTACGTAAATTGGCGACCATGGGCGTACCGCTCACCAGCGATTCGTTCCGCGTGCTGAAGGCAACGTACTATCGTAATGCGCTGGATATGATGGAGATCTATAACCACGAAGCCACCATGAACGGCCTCAAGTTTGATCAACACATCGAAGAAGCGGCGGTGGAGATGTTTACTCAGGCGATTCTCGATGCCGGACAGGCCTTTATTGAACGTCCTAACGAGAAGCCTTTTATTCCGAGCTGGAGCCGCGTGCAGTCGGCGTTTCCCGACATCCTGCAACGCATCTATCAGGCAGTAGAAGAGGATAATGACGGCAAGGTGTAG
- a CDS encoding mannosyl-3-phosphoglycerate phosphatase-related protein codes for MVLSLDSLMIVTDLDGSLLDHHDYNWDAASEWLTRLKQHQVPLVICSSKTAAEIIPLQKRLGITGAPFIAENGARVVLSGAHTAPTEPSDAYRALCQTLKALQSHFRFNGFHEFSDAEVARFTGLTLAEASQSRLREASEVVLWRDDEHRLAAFRSALAKHNLALTQGGRFWHVMPAGSGKGMALEQIQQHVAQQEGKARITLGLGDGPNDIPMLERADYAVVIKGFSKTPVNLQRSDTQNVYHTAHVGPHGWREGLDYFLAPTE; via the coding sequence ATGGTGCTGAGTCTTGACTCCCTAATGATCGTTACCGACCTTGATGGTTCGTTGTTGGACCATCATGACTACAACTGGGATGCCGCCAGTGAATGGCTGACACGCCTGAAACAACATCAGGTTCCGCTGGTAATTTGTTCCAGTAAAACCGCGGCCGAAATCATACCGCTGCAGAAGCGACTGGGCATTACCGGCGCGCCCTTTATTGCCGAAAACGGCGCGCGCGTGGTGCTAAGCGGCGCGCACACCGCGCCCACCGAACCCAGCGACGCCTATCGCGCGCTGTGCCAAACGCTCAAGGCTCTGCAATCCCACTTCCGCTTCAACGGTTTTCATGAATTTAGCGATGCTGAGGTCGCGCGTTTCACCGGGTTAACGTTGGCCGAGGCCAGCCAAAGCCGGCTGCGTGAAGCCTCCGAAGTGGTGTTGTGGCGTGATGACGAACACCGCTTAGCGGCATTTCGCAGCGCGCTGGCCAAGCATAATCTCGCGCTAACCCAGGGCGGGCGTTTCTGGCATGTGATGCCAGCAGGCTCGGGTAAAGGGATGGCGTTGGAGCAGATTCAGCAGCATGTCGCCCAGCAGGAAGGCAAAGCACGTATCACCTTAGGCTTAGGTGATGGCCCGAATGATATACCGATGCTGGAGCGCGCAGATTATGCCGTGGTGATAAAAGGCTTCAGTAAAACGCCGGTGAATTTGCAACGTAGTGATACGCAAAATGTTTACCACACCGCGCACGTCGGTCCACACGGCTGGCGTGAAGGACTGGATTATTTTCTGGCGCCGACTGAGTAA
- a CDS encoding DUF2525 domain-containing protein, producing the protein MTTAKEYSENVQREVNIDVDALLDAIQKRTSGEVKEFMEAEQAHRVRVNGEAYDSYTELAEAFELDIRDFAISEVNR; encoded by the coding sequence ATGACTACGGCAAAAGAGTACAGCGAGAATGTGCAGCGCGAAGTGAATATTGATGTTGATGCTTTACTTGACGCGATACAGAAGAGAACCTCGGGCGAGGTAAAAGAGTTCATGGAAGCTGAGCAAGCCCATCGCGTCAGGGTAAACGGTGAGGCCTATGATTCTTACACTGAGCTAGCTGAAGCCTTTGAACTGGATATTCGTGATTTCGCCATCAGCGAAGTGAACCGTTGA